In the genome of archaeon BMS3Bbin15, the window CTATTATAGGTGTTTTAGCTTCTCTTATTGCTTTTACATTTGCCTACTTTTTTTCCTGGGATATAGTTGCGCTTGCAGCCCTAGCCTCCCTGTACATATTCTCAGGCTTTCACCATCTTGATGGGCTGCTTGACTGGGCCGATGCTCTTTTTGTACGAGGTAATATAGAGAAAAAGCTCGGGGCAATGCATGACCTTAATCATGGTGTTTCTGCCTTTGGCACTGGATTCTTTGTTCTTCTTGCTGGATTTCTGAGTATAAAGCATGGTTATGGATTACTTATTCAGCTTGTTGTTGCAGAAAGTACAGCCAAGTTTTCCATGGTACTGGCATGTTATATCTCAAAAGGAGCCAGCCATAGAGGTACGGGAACTATTTTTTTCAGCAACATCAAGGGGAATCAGCCTCTTCTATTTAAAACCTTCTTGGTCTATCTGCCCTTCCTTGCATTAGCTTTATTCAAAGCACCCTATGTTCTCCTTGACGCTATTATTCTAACATTTCTTATTGTGAAGAATGCAGAGAAGAGCTTTGGAGGTATATCTGGCGATATTCTTGGTGCTATAAATGAAATAGTTAGAACTGCTACTCTTAT includes:
- the cobS gene encoding cobalamin synthase, whose protein sequence is MLKNLRAALGFLSIIPVGMDRVENVARASWTFPVVGAIIGVLASLIAFTFAYFFSWDIVALAALASLYIFSGFHHLDGLLDWADALFVRGNIEKKLGAMHDLNHGVSAFGTGFFVLLAGFLSIKHGYGLLIQLVVAESTAKFSMVLACYISKGASHRGTGTIFFSNIKGNQPLLFKTFLVYLPFLALALFKAPYVLLDAIILTFLIVKNAEKSFGGISGDILGAINEIVRTATLMVLL